In Oryza sativa Japonica Group chromosome 3, ASM3414082v1, one DNA window encodes the following:
- the LOC4331667 gene encoding expansin-A19 precursor, whose protein sequence is MGNIFLQLLAVVALCIAPARSDWLPGTATFYGGADGSGTMGGACGYGNLYDQGYGINNAALSTPLFNDGASCGQCYLIICDYSKAPDWCKLGKAITVTGTNYCPPNYDLPYGGWCNATRPHFDMSQPAWENIGIYNAGIIPILYQQVKCWRYGGVRFTINGFNYFELVLVTNMAGSGSIASMSVKGSCTGWIQMTRNWGANWQCLAGLAGQALSFNVTSTGGQTIVFDDAVPAGWSFGQTFSTYHQFDY, encoded by the exons ATGGGGAACATTTTCCTGCAGCTGCTCGCCGTTGTTGCACTCTGCATTGCACCGGCGAGGTCGGACTGGCTCCCGGGCACCGCCACGTTctacggcggcgccgacggctcCGGCACCATGG GTGGTGCGTGCGGGTACGGGAACCTGTACGACCAGGGGTACGGCATCAACAACGCAGCGCTGAGCACGCCGCTGTTCAACGACGGCGCGTCGTGCGGGCAGTGCTACCTCATCATCTGCGACTACAGCAAGGCGCCCGACTGGTGCAAGCTCGGCAAGGCGATCACCGTGACGGGCACCAACTACTGTCCGCCCAACTATGACCTCCCATACGGCGGCTGGTGCAACGCTACCCGCCCTCACTTCGACATGTCCCAACCTGCCTGGGAGAACATTGGCATCTACAACGCCGGCATCATCCCCATCCTCTACCAACA GGTGAAGTGCTGGAGGTACGGGGGCGTGAGGTTCACCATCAACGGGTTCAACTACTTCGAGCTGGTGCTGGTGACCAACATGGCCGGGAGCGGGTCGATCGCGAGCATGTCGGTGAAGGGGTCATGCACGGGGTGGATCCAGATGACGAGGAATTGGGGCGCCAATTGGCAGTGTCTCGCTGGACTGGCCGGACAGGCGCTCAGCTTCAATGTCACCTCCACCGGCGGCCAGACCATCGTCTTCGACGATGCCGTGCCGGCGGGGTGGTCGTTCGGCCAAACATTCAGCACCTACCACCAATTCGACTACTAA